Proteins co-encoded in one Ziziphus jujuba cultivar Dongzao chromosome 9, ASM3175591v1 genomic window:
- the LOC132799416 gene encoding probable glutathione S-transferase parA, translating into MVTPFVRVGTYPTRNFALESSTENCGRRMWASKGADQESAKAEFIECLKLLEGELEEMPYFHGDHFGLLDIALIPFSCRFYTYETFCRFSLEKERPRLVEWVKRCNLRESVSKTLPDPYKVYDFVCQQKKML; encoded by the exons ATGGTTACGCCTTTCGTGCGAGTCGGAACTTACCCGACAAGGAATTTCGCTTTGGAGAGTTCCACGGAGa ACTGTGGAAGGAGGATGTGGGCAAGCAAGGGAGCTGACCAAGAATCGGCAAAGGCGGAATTCATAGAATGCTTGAAACTGTTAGAAGGAGAACTTGAGGAAATGCCTTACTTCCATGGGGACCATTTTGGTCTCTTGGACATTGCCCTAATACCATTCTCTTGCAGATTCTATACATATGAGACATTTTGCAGATTCAGCCTAGAGAAAGAACGTCCTAGGCTCGTGGAATGGGTGAAAAGGTGCAATCTTAGGGAAAGTGTTTCCAAGACCCTGCCAGATCCATATAAAGTCTACGACTTTGTTTGTCAACAGAAGAAAATGCTCTAA